From the genome of Limisalsivibrio acetivorans, one region includes:
- a CDS encoding peptide-binding protein, translating to MRRLLLLLSTALVISCSSQPESGDKKDSGSAQKKGGAEVSDKIEASGKAAEKPVDGGALINPTLADASGLIYNITSDSASHEVSNYIYNGLVEYDKNLEVKPDLAESWDVSEDQKSITFHLRKDVTWHDGEPFNADDVEFTYKFMIDNNTPTSYDADYRLVKQFEKLDNYTVRVSYDKPYAPALISWGMAVLPEHLLKGEDPAKSPLMREPVGTGPYVFEEWKTGESITLVANDEYFEGRPHIDRLIFRVIPDIATTFMELLNGAIDIMGLTPLQWTKQTDNAKFKEQYNKYTYLASSYTYIGYNLNNPMFKDKRVRQALTHATPKQKIVDGILFGLGRPATGPYKPGTIWHNPDVKTYPYDVEQAKALLAEAGWSDSDGDGIIDKDGKPFKFQLMTNQGNSVRIKIAETIQQHWKELGIDVEIRVLEWATFINEYIDNQKFDAVVMGWNIIHDPDIYDVWHSKNCAPKKLNFVCFQNEEADELIEQGRHELNPEKRKEYYHRFQEILAEEQPYTFLYIPDALVALSKRFKNVEPAPAGIAYNVEEWYIPAAEQKYHFTK from the coding sequence GTGCGAAGGCTTCTCCTTTTACTAAGCACAGCCCTTGTTATATCCTGCTCATCCCAGCCTGAAAGCGGGGATAAGAAGGACTCGGGCTCTGCACAGAAAAAAGGGGGAGCAGAAGTCTCTGATAAAATTGAGGCCTCCGGCAAGGCAGCTGAGAAGCCCGTCGATGGCGGAGCCCTCATTAACCCGACCCTTGCGGATGCTTCGGGGCTTATCTACAACATAACCAGCGACTCAGCCTCCCATGAGGTATCAAATTATATCTACAACGGCCTTGTGGAGTACGACAAAAACCTTGAAGTTAAGCCGGATCTGGCCGAATCGTGGGATGTTTCAGAGGACCAGAAAAGCATAACCTTTCACCTGCGTAAAGATGTTACCTGGCATGACGGCGAGCCGTTCAATGCTGATGACGTTGAATTTACCTACAAGTTCATGATCGACAACAACACGCCAACCTCCTACGACGCAGACTACCGTCTTGTTAAGCAATTCGAGAAGCTCGACAACTATACCGTAAGGGTCAGCTACGATAAGCCTTACGCCCCCGCTCTCATAAGTTGGGGGATGGCTGTTCTGCCCGAGCACCTTCTCAAGGGGGAGGATCCCGCAAAATCACCCCTTATGCGTGAGCCCGTGGGAACGGGTCCATACGTATTCGAAGAGTGGAAGACGGGTGAGTCCATAACCCTTGTAGCCAACGATGAATATTTCGAGGGCAGACCTCATATTGACAGGCTCATCTTCCGTGTTATCCCCGACATCGCCACGACATTCATGGAGCTCCTCAACGGCGCCATCGATATTATGGGGCTCACACCTCTGCAGTGGACTAAGCAGACGGATAACGCAAAGTTCAAAGAGCAGTACAACAAATATACCTACCTTGCCTCAAGCTACACATATATAGGCTATAACCTGAACAACCCGATGTTCAAGGATAAGCGTGTGCGTCAAGCTCTGACCCATGCCACGCCTAAACAGAAAATTGTGGACGGAATCCTCTTCGGCCTCGGCAGACCCGCCACAGGGCCCTATAAGCCGGGTACCATCTGGCACAATCCTGATGTTAAAACCTACCCCTACGACGTGGAGCAGGCCAAAGCTCTCCTCGCAGAGGCGGGCTGGAGCGACAGCGACGGGGATGGAATAATCGATAAAGATGGTAAGCCCTTCAAGTTCCAGCTCATGACCAATCAGGGGAACAGTGTGCGTATAAAGATAGCAGAAACTATCCAGCAGCACTGGAAGGAGCTGGGTATCGATGTTGAGATACGTGTCCTCGAGTGGGCAACATTCATCAATGAATACATCGACAATCAGAAGTTTGACGCCGTTGTTATGGGATGGAACATTATACACGATCCTGATATATACGATGTTTGGCACTCCAAAAACTGTGCTCCCAAGAAGCTGAACTTCGTCTGCTTCCAGAACGAAGAGGCGGATGAACTCATAGAGCAGGGTCGCCACGAACTGAATCCCGAGAAGCGCAAGGAATACTACCACCGTTTCCAGGAGATTTTGGCCGAGGAACAGCCCTATACATTCCTGTATATTCCAGATGCCCTTGTGGCTCTCAGCAAGCGGTTCAAGAATGTTGAACCCGCACCCGCAGGCATAGCCTACAACGTGGAGGAATGGTATATTCCTGCCGCCGAGCAAAAATATCACTTCACAAAGTAA
- a CDS encoding ABC transporter permease: MFAYILRRLAGMIPLLIGITFISFIVIHLAPGDPVQFISSMNPKFSETAYEKFERMYDLDKPVHIRYANWLKKFATLDFGNSFSPDAKPVLEKISERLPVTIWLNVAGLVLVFFIALPLGALSAYYKDTLFDRGVTVFVFVGFAVPTFWLALLCMYYFGVQKGWIPISGLRSYNYDQLSTIGQIKDILWHATLPVVLSVFGGLAGLSRFARNSMLDVLKEEYITAARARGLSERKVVFRHALKNALLPVVTILGLSIPGLIGGSVIFESIFSIPGMGQLFYQSVLSRDYPVVMGVLVIGAVLTLLGNLIADIAYAGVDPRIRYGKKKSS; encoded by the coding sequence ATGTTCGCATACATCCTCAGGAGACTGGCAGGGATGATCCCCCTGCTGATAGGTATAACTTTCATAAGCTTCATCGTTATCCATCTCGCTCCCGGCGATCCGGTGCAGTTCATATCGTCCATGAACCCCAAATTCTCCGAAACAGCCTATGAGAAATTCGAGAGGATGTATGATCTGGACAAGCCTGTACACATCCGCTATGCAAACTGGCTAAAGAAGTTTGCAACACTCGACTTCGGCAACTCATTCTCCCCCGATGCAAAGCCCGTTCTTGAAAAGATCTCCGAGAGGCTCCCCGTAACTATCTGGCTGAATGTTGCCGGGCTTGTGCTGGTCTTCTTCATCGCCCTGCCACTGGGGGCATTATCAGCTTATTACAAGGATACCCTCTTTGACCGGGGTGTGACGGTATTCGTCTTTGTGGGCTTTGCTGTGCCTACTTTTTGGCTCGCCCTGCTCTGCATGTACTACTTCGGCGTGCAGAAGGGTTGGATACCTATATCCGGACTCCGTTCATATAATTACGATCAGCTCTCCACCATCGGGCAGATAAAGGATATCCTCTGGCATGCTACACTCCCCGTTGTGCTCTCCGTCTTCGGCGGTCTTGCTGGTCTCAGCCGTTTCGCGAGGAACAGTATGCTCGATGTGCTGAAGGAAGAATATATCACGGCGGCGAGGGCAAGGGGATTGAGCGAACGAAAGGTTGTCTTCCGCCATGCGCTCAAGAATGCCTTGCTCCCTGTGGTTACGATACTCGGCCTTTCGATCCCCGGCCTTATTGGGGGTAGTGTAATATTCGAATCGATATTCAGCATCCCGGGAATGGGTCAGCTCTTCTATCAATCGGTTCTGAGCCGTGACTACCCCGTTGTTATGGGTGTTCTGGTTATCGGTGCGGTGCTTACCCTTCTGGGGAATCTAATAGCGGATATCGCCTATGCAGGCGTTGATCCGAGGATAAGGTATGGCAAGAAGAAGAGCAGCTGA
- a CDS encoding ABC transporter permease, producing the protein MARRRAAEKAKGNFLFIFGGSIVLFFIFVAALAPVIAPYDPANIDFDSIFLPPSAEHYFGTDELGRDVFSRVVYGTRISLFVGFVAVGISVIIGTVLGLISGYFGSLADTVIMRFVDIMLCFPSFFLILAVIAFLNPSIFNVMLIIGLTSWMGVTRLVRAETMSVKTRDYIAAAKTQGLSSSKILFKHIFPNVFTPIFITATLGIAGAILTESALSFLGLGVQPPTPSWGNILTSGKDNIMFAWWLSFFPGMAIFITVLGYNLLGEGLRDILDPKE; encoded by the coding sequence ATGGCAAGAAGAAGAGCAGCTGAGAAGGCGAAGGGCAACTTTCTGTTCATCTTCGGCGGGAGCATCGTTTTGTTCTTCATATTCGTTGCCGCCCTCGCCCCTGTCATAGCACCCTATGATCCGGCTAATATCGACTTCGACTCCATCTTCCTACCCCCATCAGCCGAACATTATTTCGGCACGGACGAGCTCGGCAGGGACGTTTTCTCGAGGGTGGTCTACGGGACAAGGATCTCGCTCTTTGTGGGCTTTGTGGCCGTGGGGATATCGGTTATAATAGGAACCGTCCTTGGACTCATTTCGGGCTACTTCGGCAGTCTTGCGGACACAGTAATAATGCGCTTCGTTGATATAATGCTCTGCTTCCCCTCATTCTTTCTGATACTTGCAGTGATAGCCTTTCTGAACCCCTCCATATTCAACGTCATGCTCATCATAGGGCTTACCAGCTGGATGGGTGTTACAAGGCTTGTGCGGGCGGAGACGATGAGTGTAAAAACCAGAGACTACATAGCTGCAGCAAAGACTCAGGGCTTAAGCTCAAGCAAGATCCTGTTCAAGCATATATTCCCCAACGTGTTCACGCCGATATTCATAACCGCCACACTGGGAATCGCAGGGGCGATACTCACAGAATCCGCCCTCAGCTTCCTCGGCCTTGGCGTTCAGCCCCCCACCCCCTCATGGGGCAATATTCTCACATCGGGCAAAGACAACATCATGTTCGCCTGGTGGCTCTCCTTCTTCCCAGGTATGGCCATATTTATTACCGTACTCGGCTACAACCTCCTCGGCGAAGGGCTGAGAGATATCCTTGATCCGAAGGAATAG
- a CDS encoding transketolase has protein sequence MSNRGFEKTLSDQERKDLAEKARLCRGDILKMTTLSASGHPGGSMSSIDMYLTVYEFANITPENWDSTKRDRVFVSHGHTSPGVYSALARNGFFDIDDATAYFRLAGSIYEGHIERMVPGVEWSTGNLGQGLSAGCGAAIAGKLRGEDFSIFVFMGDGEQQKGQIPEARRFAVKFGLNNITAFIDYNKLQISGDIADVMPQNIRGEYEADGWHVIEIDGHDFSQIYNAVTAAKKIDKPVLVLANTVMGKDVGFMENIAGYHGKPLTEEQLKEALEELEVENNFADLKEKRAGFQFDESLHVLRPFSSAVKTGTPRTYSAEENTDNRSGFGNALLDVVKETKDASGTPIAVFDCDLAGSVKTGGIEKEYAENFIQSGIQEHHTATCAGAASVNGVISVFADFGVFGVDEAYNQQRLNDINSSNLKVFTTHVGIDVGEDGKTHQCLDYIGAMRNIYGFKVVVPADPNQTDRATRTAIDTDGNWLVAMGRSKVATITDANGKPFFGEGYTFEYGRADLLADGDVALVSCGSMVHRALKVREILAEKGISVAVINMSSPLEPDMEMLKRFADKPVFTYEDHNADTGLGSIIAMKACDEGLNMKVRRFGAESYAYSGKPDDVLKLIGLDPETVAGKIEKEL, from the coding sequence ATGTCCAACAGAGGATTCGAGAAGACACTCTCCGATCAGGAGAGGAAGGATCTGGCGGAGAAAGCCCGCCTTTGCAGAGGGGATATCCTCAAGATGACAACCCTTTCCGCAAGCGGTCACCCCGGCGGTTCCATGTCGTCCATAGATATGTACCTCACAGTTTATGAGTTCGCTAATATCACCCCAGAAAACTGGGATTCCACGAAGAGGGATCGAGTATTTGTTTCCCACGGCCATACCTCCCCCGGTGTATATTCCGCCCTTGCGAGGAACGGTTTCTTCGACATAGACGATGCCACAGCCTACTTCAGGCTTGCAGGTTCCATCTATGAAGGGCATATCGAGCGGATGGTTCCCGGCGTGGAGTGGTCCACAGGAAACCTCGGCCAGGGTCTATCCGCCGGATGCGGTGCGGCCATTGCCGGCAAGCTGAGGGGCGAGGATTTCAGCATCTTCGTATTCATGGGTGACGGCGAACAGCAGAAGGGGCAGATACCCGAGGCGAGACGATTCGCCGTTAAGTTCGGCCTCAACAACATCACAGCATTCATCGATTATAACAAGCTCCAGATCAGCGGTGATATCGCAGATGTTATGCCCCAGAACATCCGAGGCGAGTACGAGGCGGACGGCTGGCACGTGATCGAGATCGATGGTCACGATTTTTCCCAGATATACAATGCCGTTACAGCGGCCAAGAAGATAGATAAACCCGTTCTGGTCCTCGCAAACACTGTGATGGGCAAAGACGTGGGCTTTATGGAGAACATCGCCGGATACCACGGTAAACCCCTCACAGAGGAACAGCTGAAAGAGGCCCTTGAGGAGCTCGAGGTTGAGAACAACTTCGCAGATCTGAAGGAGAAGAGAGCCGGGTTCCAGTTCGATGAATCCCTCCACGTTCTTCGACCCTTTTCAAGTGCAGTGAAAACAGGCACACCCCGTACCTACTCCGCAGAGGAGAATACAGACAACCGCTCCGGCTTCGGCAACGCACTCCTTGATGTTGTGAAGGAAACGAAGGATGCAAGCGGAACACCCATAGCCGTCTTCGACTGTGACCTTGCCGGTTCCGTTAAAACAGGGGGAATCGAAAAGGAGTACGCAGAGAACTTTATACAGTCGGGTATTCAGGAGCATCATACGGCTACATGCGCCGGTGCAGCCAGCGTAAACGGTGTTATCTCCGTTTTTGCAGATTTCGGCGTATTCGGTGTGGACGAGGCCTACAACCAGCAGAGGCTTAACGATATAAACTCCTCTAATCTCAAGGTGTTCACAACACACGTAGGTATCGATGTGGGCGAGGACGGCAAGACGCACCAGTGCCTCGACTATATTGGTGCCATGCGCAATATATACGGTTTCAAGGTTGTTGTGCCTGCGGATCCGAACCAGACGGATAGAGCCACCAGAACCGCCATCGATACCGACGGCAACTGGCTCGTTGCCATGGGACGCTCTAAGGTTGCCACAATAACAGACGCCAACGGTAAGCCCTTCTTCGGCGAAGGCTACACCTTCGAATACGGCAGGGCGGACCTCCTTGCAGATGGCGATGTTGCACTCGTTTCCTGCGGCTCCATGGTGCACAGAGCACTCAAGGTGCGTGAGATACTTGCAGAGAAGGGGATAAGCGTTGCTGTTATCAATATGAGCTCACCCCTCGAGCCCGATATGGAGATGCTCAAGAGGTTTGCCGATAAGCCGGTATTCACCTACGAGGATCACAATGCGGATACAGGGCTCGGCTCGATTATAGCGATGAAGGCCTGCGATGAGGGGCTTAATATGAAGGTGCGCCGTTTCGGAGCAGAAAGCTATGCCTACTCCGGCAAGCCCGATGATGTACTCAAGCTCATCGGTCTCGACCCCGAAACCGTTGCTGGGAAGATAGAGAAGGAACTGTAA
- a CDS encoding glycosyltransferase family 9 protein — protein sequence MKVLFVRFGSLGDVILTTGVIRLFKQHHPTAEVHVFTSKEFAPVYNGLDFINHVVTLDRSKGMAEFGRTLQQKINGYDRVIDLHSNLRSKAMRFMTEAEFVSYKKDSAERRRFVKTGRRTKRLDLHVTQKYAEALNRQFGLEYDDIEELRPVVHSKESAVPGRVVIHPYASRNTKVWDKFPELAGELVKQGRRVAVVGSGDFPSIEGVTDLSGTTGITELFDILASAQHVITTDSGPMHAAVALKVHTVAIFGSTTREFGFYPCFEGVDVIENNDAECRPCHVHGLDNCPKEHFKCMKEIDIERVLQAIR from the coding sequence GTGAAGGTTCTCTTTGTTCGCTTCGGCTCACTCGGCGATGTTATACTAACCACGGGCGTAATCAGGCTCTTTAAACAGCATCATCCCACTGCTGAGGTACATGTATTTACATCCAAAGAGTTTGCGCCGGTATATAACGGTCTCGATTTCATAAATCATGTTGTAACCCTCGACAGAAGCAAGGGAATGGCAGAGTTTGGCAGAACCCTCCAGCAGAAGATAAACGGTTACGATCGTGTGATCGATCTGCATTCAAACCTCCGCTCCAAGGCGATGCGTTTCATGACCGAGGCGGAGTTTGTGTCCTATAAAAAAGATTCGGCGGAGCGGCGCAGGTTTGTAAAGACCGGCAGGCGTACCAAGCGCCTTGATCTGCATGTTACGCAGAAGTACGCCGAGGCTCTGAACAGACAGTTCGGCTTGGAATACGATGATATAGAGGAGCTCAGGCCGGTTGTTCATTCGAAGGAGTCTGCAGTTCCCGGCAGGGTTGTGATACACCCCTATGCGAGCAGAAACACGAAGGTATGGGACAAGTTCCCCGAGCTTGCCGGTGAGCTTGTTAAGCAGGGGCGCAGGGTGGCTGTTGTGGGGAGCGGAGATTTCCCAAGTATCGAAGGTGTTACGGATCTGTCCGGCACCACCGGGATAACCGAGCTTTTCGATATACTCGCCTCCGCCCAGCATGTGATAACAACCGATTCCGGCCCCATGCATGCCGCAGTAGCACTCAAGGTGCATACGGTGGCCATTTTCGGGAGCACGACCAGAGAGTTCGGCTTCTACCCATGCTTTGAGGGGGTGGATGTTATTGAGAATAACGATGCGGAGTGCCGGCCGTGCCATGTGCATGGGCTCGATAATTGTCCGAAAGAACATTTTAAGTGTATGAAAGAGATAGATATAGAGCGGGTTCTGCAGGCAATCAGGTAA
- a CDS encoding glycosyltransferase family 9 protein, which translates to MKILVFNPSFLGDSVLTTPLIKAVKSYLSDNPEEEAVVDFCVRPEFAPLFEGLELINKVIPFDKRGNEKGLSGIFRFAGFLKLGEYDVIISPHKSFRSTLLLGMTGVIRRIGFRQAAFSFVYPEKVERNMELHEVERNLMLLEPFITDFALEDAKRRGGRPEVFIDESYSEKVSRYFKAARPGGRVIALAPGSVWATKKWPAQRFAKVADMIYEAGDIPLIIGGPMDRDAADELKSHMRHTPADFCGFIPLRRLPALIDACDLLITNDSGPLHIAVAVGTPATAIFGPTVKGLGFFPYTDNSAVVEEDLYCRPCGLHGGNECPEEHFRCMLDITPERVYETAEGLL; encoded by the coding sequence TTGAAAATCCTCGTTTTCAACCCCTCCTTTCTCGGCGATTCTGTGCTGACAACCCCGCTGATAAAGGCTGTTAAGTCATACCTATCCGACAACCCTGAGGAAGAGGCCGTTGTGGACTTCTGCGTCCGGCCGGAGTTCGCCCCCCTGTTTGAAGGTCTTGAACTCATAAATAAGGTGATCCCCTTCGATAAGAGGGGGAACGAGAAGGGGCTGTCGGGGATATTCCGTTTTGCAGGATTCCTCAAGCTGGGTGAATATGACGTGATCATATCACCCCATAAATCCTTCCGTTCAACCTTACTGCTCGGCATGACAGGTGTCATCAGGCGTATAGGCTTCAGGCAGGCGGCGTTCTCTTTTGTATACCCTGAAAAGGTGGAGCGTAATATGGAACTCCACGAGGTTGAGCGCAATCTTATGCTCCTGGAGCCGTTCATTACGGATTTTGCCCTGGAAGATGCTAAGCGGAGGGGTGGAAGACCGGAGGTATTCATTGATGAGAGCTACTCCGAAAAGGTTTCAAGATATTTCAAGGCCGCCAGACCAGGTGGGCGTGTTATAGCCCTTGCGCCAGGTTCTGTCTGGGCGACGAAGAAATGGCCTGCACAACGTTTCGCAAAGGTGGCGGATATGATATACGAGGCGGGTGATATCCCTCTGATTATCGGGGGACCGATGGACAGGGATGCGGCGGATGAGCTCAAATCACATATGAGGCACACCCCGGCAGACTTCTGCGGATTCATTCCCCTTCGAAGGCTCCCTGCGCTCATAGATGCCTGTGATCTTCTTATAACAAACGATAGCGGGCCATTGCACATAGCAGTTGCCGTGGGCACACCTGCCACTGCGATATTCGGCCCCACAGTAAAAGGGCTCGGATTCTTCCCCTACACGGATAACAGCGCAGTTGTGGAGGAGGATCTGTACTGCCGTCCATGCGGACTGCATGGCGGAAACGAATGCCCCGAAGAGCATTTCCGCTGTATGCTTGATATAACCCCCGAAAGGGTCTATGAAACGGCGGAGGGACTTCTGTGA
- the pheA gene encoding prephenate dehydratase: MKELEKYRQEIDRLDGEILKLLNERAKQAIEVGEIKKKAGKPLYVPSRERKVYERLKEMNTGPLPNEAIRRVYREVISASLSLEEVQKVGYLGPEGTFTNLAAIKNFGLSAELVPVRSIPEVFDSVERGRLDYGIIPIENSLEGVVNHTLDMFVDSSLRICGEVFIEVSHHLMSQSGKIKDIKKIYSHSHAIAQCRKWLGENLNDIPVYEVNSTAKAAEMAANDPECAAIASEMAEMLYNLRIVERSIEDSSNNFTRFLIIGDFDPQATGNDKTSIVFSVAHQPGALYTALHEFAEHNISMTKIESRPSRKKAWEYVFYVDIDGHKDEEPVKGVLANFNTNVQYMKVLGSYPKGEK, from the coding sequence ATGAAAGAGCTTGAAAAATACCGCCAGGAGATCGACCGTCTGGACGGCGAGATCCTCAAACTTCTTAACGAAAGGGCAAAGCAGGCCATTGAGGTCGGGGAGATCAAGAAAAAGGCAGGCAAGCCCCTCTATGTACCCTCCCGGGAGCGTAAGGTTTACGAACGCCTCAAGGAGATGAACACAGGTCCCCTTCCCAATGAGGCTATCCGCAGGGTTTATCGTGAGGTTATCTCCGCATCCCTCTCCCTTGAAGAGGTGCAGAAGGTGGGCTACCTGGGTCCCGAGGGAACCTTCACAAACCTTGCCGCCATAAAGAACTTCGGCCTCTCAGCAGAGCTTGTGCCGGTACGAAGCATACCCGAGGTATTCGACAGCGTGGAGAGGGGGAGGCTCGATTACGGTATTATCCCCATAGAAAACTCCCTTGAGGGTGTTGTAAACCATACCCTCGATATGTTTGTGGACAGCAGCCTGCGTATTTGCGGCGAGGTTTTCATTGAGGTTAGCCATCATCTCATGAGCCAGTCGGGAAAGATAAAGGACATAAAGAAGATCTATTCCCACAGCCATGCCATAGCCCAGTGCCGTAAATGGCTGGGTGAGAACCTGAACGATATACCCGTTTACGAGGTGAACTCCACGGCCAAGGCAGCGGAGATGGCGGCTAACGATCCCGAATGTGCGGCGATTGCCTCCGAAATGGCGGAGATGCTATACAACCTGCGCATCGTGGAACGAAGCATAGAGGACAGCTCAAACAACTTCACCCGTTTCCTCATAATAGGGGACTTCGACCCCCAGGCCACCGGTAACGACAAGACCTCCATAGTCTTCTCCGTTGCCCACCAGCCGGGTGCGCTTTATACAGCCCTGCATGAGTTCGCAGAGCACAACATCAGCATGACAAAGATAGAATCCCGCCCTTCACGCAAGAAGGCGTGGGAATACGTTTTCTACGTAGATATAGACGGACATAAGGATGAGGAGCCCGTTAAAGGGGTACTTGCGAATTTCAACACGAACGTACAGTACATGAAGGTTCTAGGCTCCTATCCCAAGGGGGAAAAATGA
- the hisC gene encoding histidinol-phosphate transaminase, translated as MIDYKKLAGKEIESLKPYIPGKPVKELERELGVEKALKMASNENPLGPSPKAMEALKDFMPEMGRYPYGDVYYLRKKLAKRLNVDGDRIIFGTGSNEIIELAMRTFVSTDEHVMSPAPSFSVYGIIAQAMRASCKWIPTKEDFSYDFEKLAEEIDDKTRIIFLANPNNPTGLHFTDEELVNFMEKVPADCIVVMDEAYYEYVDANDYPDTIKMLDKYPNMMVMRTFSKAYGLAALRVGFAVGHPDAIDMLNRVRQPFNTNMGGQIAAEAALDDSDFLRRVIHENRQGKAYIYRELERLGIEYVPTQANFMLVKVGDGEKVFNELLKEGVIVRYLGPGLGEYIRVSIGTADENGTFIEKLEKILKR; from the coding sequence ATGATAGACTACAAAAAACTTGCAGGAAAAGAGATAGAGAGCCTCAAACCCTATATACCCGGAAAGCCCGTTAAGGAACTTGAGCGGGAGCTTGGCGTTGAGAAGGCTCTTAAGATGGCATCAAACGAGAATCCCCTCGGCCCATCGCCCAAGGCTATGGAGGCATTGAAGGATTTCATGCCCGAGATGGGAAGATACCCCTACGGGGATGTGTACTACCTGCGCAAGAAGCTTGCTAAAAGGCTGAATGTGGACGGAGACAGGATCATCTTCGGAACGGGCTCCAACGAGATCATCGAGCTCGCCATGCGTACCTTCGTCAGTACGGACGAGCATGTTATGAGCCCCGCACCCTCCTTCAGCGTATACGGTATCATAGCCCAGGCAATGAGAGCCTCCTGCAAATGGATCCCCACCAAAGAGGACTTCAGCTACGATTTCGAAAAGCTCGCCGAAGAGATAGACGATAAGACAAGGATCATATTCCTTGCAAACCCCAACAACCCCACCGGTCTTCACTTCACCGATGAGGAACTCGTAAACTTCATGGAGAAGGTCCCCGCAGACTGCATAGTCGTTATGGACGAGGCGTACTACGAATACGTCGATGCTAATGACTACCCTGACACCATCAAGATGCTGGACAAGTACCCCAACATGATGGTCATGCGCACATTCTCCAAGGCATACGGCCTCGCCGCACTCCGTGTGGGATTCGCCGTAGGACACCCCGATGCAATCGACATGCTGAACCGTGTCCGCCAGCCCTTCAACACCAACATGGGGGGACAGATTGCGGCAGAGGCTGCACTGGACGATTCCGACTTTCTCCGCAGGGTTATCCATGAAAACCGTCAGGGGAAGGCATACATATACAGAGAGCTGGAAAGGCTCGGCATCGAATACGTACCCACCCAGGCAAACTTCATGCTCGTTAAGGTGGGGGACGGTGAGAAGGTCTTCAACGAACTCCTCAAAGAAGGAGTCATCGTGCGCTACCTCGGCCCCGGACTCGGTGAATACATAAGGGTATCCATCGGAACGGCGGACGAGAACGGAACCTTCATCGAAAAACTCGAAAAAATCCTCAAGAGGTAA
- the aroF gene encoding 3-deoxy-7-phosphoheptulonate synthase: MIIVMKNSATEQELDHIVEKLQEFGFATHISKGTEKTIIGAIGDERTLRDRPLSSFPGVETVVPIVKPFKLVSKDFKQEPTVIDINGIKIGGDNVGVMAGPCSVENRDMLFKIAERTSKAGAKILRGGAFKPRTSPYAFQGLGVEGLKYLREAADEYGMLVITEMMDPRDMDDILKYTDIIQIGARNMQNFRLLRELGTIDKPVMLKRGMCATIKEFLMAAEYVCAGGNYQVLLCERGIRTYETETRNTLDLSAVPVIQSNTHLPVIVDPSHGTGRRDCILPMAQAAVAAGADGIMVEVHNNPEEAMSDGDQSIVPDDFDVLMKRVRIIAETVGKQL; the protein is encoded by the coding sequence ATGATCATCGTAATGAAAAACAGTGCAACCGAGCAGGAGCTTGATCACATCGTAGAAAAGCTTCAGGAGTTCGGTTTTGCAACCCACATCTCCAAGGGTACTGAGAAAACCATCATCGGCGCCATAGGCGACGAAAGAACACTGCGTGACCGCCCCCTCTCCTCCTTCCCCGGAGTGGAGACGGTGGTGCCTATCGTTAAGCCCTTCAAGCTTGTGAGCAAGGACTTCAAACAGGAGCCCACCGTTATCGACATCAACGGGATCAAGATCGGCGGCGACAACGTCGGTGTTATGGCCGGCCCCTGCTCCGTAGAAAACAGAGACATGCTCTTCAAGATAGCCGAAAGAACAAGCAAGGCGGGAGCAAAGATACTCCGTGGCGGAGCCTTCAAGCCCAGAACTTCCCCCTATGCCTTCCAGGGGCTCGGTGTTGAGGGTCTCAAATACCTCCGTGAAGCGGCGGATGAATACGGCATGCTCGTTATCACAGAGATGATGGACCCCCGTGATATGGACGATATACTCAAATACACCGACATCATTCAGATCGGCGCAAGGAACATGCAGAACTTCCGCCTCCTTCGTGAGCTTGGAACCATCGACAAGCCTGTTATGCTCAAGAGGGGTATGTGCGCAACGATCAAAGAGTTCCTCATGGCGGCGGAATACGTATGCGCCGGCGGGAACTATCAGGTTCTCCTTTGCGAAAGGGGTATAAGAACTTACGAGACTGAGACGAGAAACACCCTCGATCTCTCCGCTGTTCCCGTTATCCAGAGCAACACCCATCTCCCCGTTATCGTGGATCCCAGCCACGGAACAGGCAGAAGGGACTGCATCCTCCCCATGGCACAGGCCGCCGTTGCAGCAGGTGCGGACGGAATCATGGTAGAGGTGCACAACAACCCCGAAGAGGCTATGTCCGACGGGGACCAGAGCATCGTGCCCGATGATTTCGACGTCCTGATGAAGCGTGTACGCATCATTGCGGAAACGGTCGGCAAACAGCTCTAA